In Bactrocera oleae isolate idBacOlea1 chromosome 5, idBacOlea1, whole genome shotgun sequence, a genomic segment contains:
- the LOC138857242 gene encoding uncharacterized protein encodes MSLLAPAAAANGDNKDEEISVPKSDSFLETKTFRLISLFIYIAGISGLGMTLAMYYLFIWDSSMPPLPEYKHAHHVG; translated from the coding sequence ATGTCTTTACTCGCACCTGCTGCTGCCGCCAACGGCGATAATAAAGATGAAGAAATCAGTGTGCCGAAATCTGACagtttcttggaaacaaaaaccTTCCGACTAATCTCCTTGTTTATATACATCGCGGGCATAAGTGGCTTAGGCATGACATTAGCCATGtactatttgtttatttgggATTCGAGTATGCCACCGCTGCCGGAGTACAAACATGCGCATCACGTGGGCTAA